From the genome of Gryllotalpicola protaetiae:
AGCCCGCCGCCGGCCTGCACCGTCACGTGCGGCCGGTAGTTGCGCGGACCGACGTGCGCGAGGTGCACGCCGCGACCGAGGAACCGGTCGACCGCGGCGAGCACGTCGACGTGCAGCGCCTCGAACTCGGGCGACAACTCGATCGTCGTGACGGGCACGTCGCGGCGGCGCCCGAACCTCGCGCGGCCCTCGCCGCGCGCCAGCAGCGGCGCATGACCGTCCGCGCCGGCGCGGATCGCCTCGAGAACGGGCTCGGCATGTGCATCCGTCTCAAACGGCGGGATCAGCGTGACGTGCGCAGGCCAGCTGTCGCGTCGGAATCCCGCGCCGACCGCGAGCGGCGCGAGCGGCAGGACGACGACGAAGAAGCGCATCTCACACCCGCGTGAGCGCGAAGCGGGGCTCGGCGGGCAGCTCGACGGTGATCTCGTCGCCGGGCCGCACGGGCCCCGATCGCGAGACGATGCCCATCACGCCTGCGAGACGCACGACGCCGCCCTCGCCGTCGGTGAAGATGAGCCGCTTCAGCAGCCCGTCCTGGAAGTCGTTGATCTGCTGGCACGGATTGCGCAAGCCGGTGACGGTGATGACGGCGTCGCCGATCGCCAGGCGCGTGCCGACGGGCAGCTCGAGCAGGTGGATGCCCCGGGTCGTGATGTTCTCGCCCAGCTGGCCGGGGCTGACGTGGAACCCGGCGTCCGCGAGCTCGTCGAACAGCTCGGCGTGCATCAGATGCACCTGACGCAGGTTCGGCTGCGACGGGTCGGCGCGTACCCGCGAGCGGTGCTGCACGGTGACCCCGTAGTGCGCGTCGCCGACGACCCCGCGGCCTTCGTGCAGCTGGATCTCGCCGACGTCGGGTTTCGAGAACGAGTGCGCCGGGCTCAGATGGACCGCGACGACGCGCGCTGGACTGTCGGTCATGACTCGACCCTAGAACGCGGAAGGCCGGCCCCGTTTGAGCGAGGTCGGCCAGGAAGAGTGGATGCCTCGCCCTAGGCTTTCCCTGTGGACAAGCTGATCCGGGTGAGCGCCGTCGTGCTGCGCGACGAGTCGGGCCGCGTGCTCACCGTGCGGAAGCGCGGCACCAGCCGTTTCATGCTTCCGGGCGGCAAGCCCGAGCCCGGCGAGACCGCTGTCGAGACGGCGCTGCGCGAGACGCACGAAGAGCTCGGCGTCGTCCTCGACCCGGCGCTGCTCGCCCCGCTCGGCACCTTCCACTCGGCGGCCGCGAACGAGCCGGATCACCGCCTCGAGAGCACGGTCTTCACGCATCCGACCGTGGAAATCGCG
Proteins encoded in this window:
- a CDS encoding NUDIX hydrolase, which encodes MDKLIRVSAVVLRDESGRVLTVRKRGTSRFMLPGGKPEPGETAVETALRETHEELGVVLDPALLAPLGTFHSAAANEPDHRLESTVFTHPTVEIAGPAAEIAELRWLDPNGELPDDLAPMLRDNVLPALAAAAG
- a CDS encoding MOSC domain-containing protein yields the protein MTDSPARVVAVHLSPAHSFSKPDVGEIQLHEGRGVVGDAHYGVTVQHRSRVRADPSQPNLRQVHLMHAELFDELADAGFHVSPGQLGENITTRGIHLLELPVGTRLAIGDAVITVTGLRNPCQQINDFQDGLLKRLIFTDGEGGVVRLAGVMGIVSRSGPVRPGDEITVELPAEPRFALTRV
- a CDS encoding 2'-5' RNA ligase family protein — protein: MRFFVVVLPLAPLAVGAGFRRDSWPAHVTLIPPFETDAHAEPVLEAIRAGADGHAPLLARGEGRARFGRRRDVPVTTIELSPEFEALHVDVLAAVDRFLGRGVHLAHVGPRNYRPHVTVQAGGGLEPGASVTLSQLAVIDMRPHGDARHRAVVATVPLAKEAE